The DNA sequence GACACCCTGCTCATCGCCGATCTGGGCCCGGTGGTCACCGCCTCGGTCATCGAACAGCTGCGAAGCCGGCTGGCCAGCAGCACCGTCCGCACCGAGGCCGACGCCCGCGCGGTGCTGCGCGAGGTGCTGATCGCCGAGCTCAACCCCGGCCTGGACCGTTCCATCAAGGCCCTGCCGCACGCCGACAAGCCCTCGGTGCTGCTGGTCGTCGGCGTCAACGGCACCGGCAAGACCACCACCGTCGGCAAGCTGGCCCGCGTCCTGGTGGCCGACGGCCGCCGGGTGGTGCTCGGCGCGGCGGACACCTTCCGCGCGGCGGCCGCCGATCAGCTGCAGAGCTGGGCGTCACGGGTGGGCGCCGAGGTGGTGCGCGGCCCCGAGGGCGCCGACCCGGCCTCGGTGGCCTTCGACGCCGTCGACAAGGGCATCGCCGCTGGCGCCGACGTCGTCGTCATCGACACGGCCGGGCGTCTGCACACCAAGACCGGCCTGATGGACGAGCTGGGCAAGGTCAAGCGCGTCGTGAGCAAACGGGCTGCCGTCGACGAGGTGCTGCTGGTGCTGGACGCCACGATCGGTCAGAACGGACTGGCACAGGCACGTGTGTTCGCCGACGTCGTCGACATCACCGGTGTGGCGTTGACCAAGCTCGACGGCACCGCGAAGGGCGGCATCGTGTTCCGCGTGCAGCAGGAGCTGGGTGTCCCGGTGAAGCTGGTCGGCCTGGGCGAAGGCCCTGACGACTTGGCTCCGTTCGAGCCGGGTGCCTTCGTGGATGCGCTGCTCGGATAGCCGCAAATCCCTTCCGAGCGGCCCGAATTGCGGGATGTAACAACCGCGAAACGAATACCGCAGATCCGTTCACATTCGCGAAACACAGAGGCGTCGTCGCGGAAACAACCACTGCGCATTGTCTTGGCCTAGGTCGACGGTGACTAACCGCGGCATGGGTGAAGGAGGAAACTGCGAGTGGATGGCTTCCCGATAATGGGTGTCCCCGACACCGGGGACACTGCATGGATGCTGGTGAGTTCGGCGTTGGTTCTGCTGATGACGCCGGGCCTTGCGTTCTTTTACGGCGGCATGGTTCGCGCCAAGGGCGTGCTCAACATGATCATGATGAGCATCAGCGCCATGGGTGTCGTGACCGTGCTGTGGGTGCTGTTCGGCTACTCGCTGGCCTTCGGCAACGACAAGTTCAACCTCTTCGGCGATCCCACCCAGTACTGGGGTCTCAAGGGGCTGATCGGTGGTAACGCGGCCGCGGCGGTCGCCGCGGACCCGGCCACCGGGACTGCGGCCAAGGCAGCGGTAGAGATTCCGCTCGCGGGGACCATCCCGCAGTTGGTCTTCGTGATGTTCCAGCTCATGTTCGCGATCATCACCGTCGCGCTGGTTTCCGGTGCGGTTGCCGACCGTCTGAAGTTCGGTGCCTGGCTGGTCTTCGCCGGCCTGTGGGCCACGATCGTGTACTTCCCGGTGGCACACTGGGTGTTCGCCTTCGACGGCTTCACCGGTGAGCACGGCGGCTGGATTGCCAACAAGCTCAAGGCGATCGACTTCGCGGGCGGCACGGCGGTCCATATCAACTCCGGTGCTGCAGGTCTTGCCCTGTGTCTGGTTCTCGGTCGGCGTAAGGGCTGGCCGGGCTCTCCGATGCGTCCGCACAACCTGCCGTTCGTCATGCTGGGTGCCGGTCTGCTGTGGTTCGGCTGGTACGGCTTCAACGCCGGTTCGGCACTGAACTCCAACGGCATCGCCGCCACGACGTTCGTCACCACCACCGTTGCCACCGGCACCGCGATGCTCGCCTGGCTTCTCGTGGAGAAGATCCGCGATGGCCACGCGACGTCCCTGGGTGCTGCTTCGGGCATCGTGGCCGGCCTGGTCGCCATCACTCCGTCCTGCTCCTCGGTCAACGTCCTCGGCGCCATCGCCGTCGGTGCGATCGGTGGTGCGGTGTGTGCACTGGCAGTCGGCCTGAAGTTCAAGTTCGGCTTCGACGACGCACTCGACGTGGTCGGCGTGCACATGGTCGGTGGTCTCACCGGCACGTTGCTGATCGGGTTCCTCGCCACCCCGGAGGCGCCCGCCGCGGTCAAGGGTCTGTTCTACGGCGGCGGTTTCGATCAGCTCTGGCGCCAGGCTGTCGGTGCATTCGCGGTGTTGGCATACTCGTTCATCGTCACGACGATCTTGGCCTACATCCTCAAGTTCACGATCGGCTTGCGCGTTGACGAAGAGGATGAAGCCAGTGGCATCGACGAGGCTGAGCATGCGGAAACCGCCTATGAACTCGCATGATCGGGAAGAATTGACAGCGACCTGGAAGGGATCGACCAAATGAAGCTGATCACTGCGATCGTCAAGCCGTTCACGCTCGAAGACGTCAAGACCGGTCTGGAGCAGGCGGGTATCCTTGGAATGACCGTCAGCGAAGTCCAGGGGTATGGCCGCCAGAAGGGCCACACCGAGGTCTACCGCGGTGCGGAATACTCCGTCGACTTCGTGCCCAAGGTCCGAGTGGAGGTCCTGGTCGATGATTCCGCCGTCGACAAGGTGGTGGACGTCATCGTGCAGGCAGCTCGGACCGGCAAGATCGGCGACGGCAAGGTGTGGGTCAGCCCGGTGGAAACCGTTGTACGGGTTCGCACGGGCGAGCGGGGCTCTGACGCCCTCTGACGCACGCGATGTGAGTCTCCTTGCGGCCACACCGGGTAATCGTTAGCTGGCGACGGCCGCGAGAGGACTGAAATGACAAAGCACACAAGAGATTCCGCCGCCGGCGCTCCCCATTGGGAGCCGCCGGCGGCGGCTTCTTTCAAGCCCGCCAAAGACCTCGCGATCGCCAATCAGCAACTGCTGGAAGGCGGGCAGCGTCCGCTGGACTCGGCTGCGCTGCGCGATGCACTGCTGGATCTGCACGAGTTCTGGCTCAACACCAAGGCCGCTGAGATCGGAATCACCGCCACCAGTGGTTTCGCTCTGGTGGCCACCGGTGGTCTGGGCCGCCGGGAACTGGTTCCGTACTCGGACCTGGACCTGATGCTGCTGCACGACAACATGCCGCCGGAGATCGTCACCCAGGTGGCCGAGATGCTGTGGTACCCGTTGTGGGACGCCAACATCCGGCTCGATCACAGTGTGCGGACGGTGTCG is a window from the Mycolicibacterium anyangense genome containing:
- the ftsY gene encoding signal recognition particle-docking protein FtsY, which codes for MSEGLWIAIAVIAVLVVAALIIGLVRYRRRQISLRRSSEAATPIDRSGGYTASSGISFTQSSATATLDSGADSGVGRPGVGDDAALPRDSVKRPISEVRLPEPPVVEEAPEAPVAPEVPETPAPEAPAASTAPDVGAIAPAGPDVGAIAPPEGRLERLRGRLAKSQNALGRSMLGLLGGGDLDEESWEEVEDTLLIADLGPVVTASVIEQLRSRLASSTVRTEADARAVLREVLIAELNPGLDRSIKALPHADKPSVLLVVGVNGTGKTTTVGKLARVLVADGRRVVLGAADTFRAAAADQLQSWASRVGAEVVRGPEGADPASVAFDAVDKGIAAGADVVVIDTAGRLHTKTGLMDELGKVKRVVSKRAAVDEVLLVLDATIGQNGLAQARVFADVVDITGVALTKLDGTAKGGIVFRVQQELGVPVKLVGLGEGPDDLAPFEPGAFVDALLG
- a CDS encoding ammonium transporter — translated: MGVPDTGDTAWMLVSSALVLLMTPGLAFFYGGMVRAKGVLNMIMMSISAMGVVTVLWVLFGYSLAFGNDKFNLFGDPTQYWGLKGLIGGNAAAAVAADPATGTAAKAAVEIPLAGTIPQLVFVMFQLMFAIITVALVSGAVADRLKFGAWLVFAGLWATIVYFPVAHWVFAFDGFTGEHGGWIANKLKAIDFAGGTAVHINSGAAGLALCLVLGRRKGWPGSPMRPHNLPFVMLGAGLLWFGWYGFNAGSALNSNGIAATTFVTTTVATGTAMLAWLLVEKIRDGHATSLGAASGIVAGLVAITPSCSSVNVLGAIAVGAIGGAVCALAVGLKFKFGFDDALDVVGVHMVGGLTGTLLIGFLATPEAPAAVKGLFYGGGFDQLWRQAVGAFAVLAYSFIVTTILAYILKFTIGLRVDEEDEASGIDEAEHAETAYELA
- a CDS encoding P-II family nitrogen regulator translates to MKLITAIVKPFTLEDVKTGLEQAGILGMTVSEVQGYGRQKGHTEVYRGAEYSVDFVPKVRVEVLVDDSAVDKVVDVIVQAARTGKIGDGKVWVSPVETVVRVRTGERGSDAL